Sequence from the Phragmites australis chromosome 6, lpPhrAust1.1, whole genome shotgun sequence genome:
CATCCAAATAACCAATAACTTCAAGGTTatcggattttctaaatatgagcatgtagttcttagtgcctaacaaatagcgaaggactttcttaatgGCTTTTCAGTGGTCCAGTCCTGGATTTGATTGATACCTACTAAGCATCCCGGTCACAAAAGCTAAGTCAGAGCacgtacatacttgagcatacataatacTTCCAACGGCTGAAGTATAAGGAACcgacttcatttgatcaatttcatttgatcaatttcatattggtttCTCGGATATTGAAACGTCCCAAACctatcgcccttaacaataggagcatgcatagcagagcacttatgcatattgtatttcttcagcACTATGTTAATGTATGCCTTTTTAGACAAACCTAATACTCATTTGGACCGATCTCGgtgaatttcaatgccaagaacataagaggcttcaccgagatctttcatatcaaaattagaggaaagaaatcgCTTAGTCTCAAACGGTATATCCTTATTACTGCTgaccaataagatatcatccacataaagaactaagatggtgaatttttccTCTTTAAACTTTAAATAAATGtagttatcaacttcattttctctaAAGCCAAAATTGTTGATGACtctatcaaacttgagatatcACTGCCTAGAcgcttgctttagaccataaattgatttcttaagacGACATCTCAAATGTTCCTTCCAttccatgacaaaaccttccggCTGAGCCATGTAAATATTTTCCTTCAAGTCACTATTAAGGAATGTCATCTTTACATCCATATGGtgtagctctaaatcataaCGCGTTGTAAGAGCTATAATTATTCTGaaggaatctttacttgatacaagagagaaagtttcattataatcgatcccttcttcttgtgagaagcctttagctacgagccttgctttgaacctttcgatgttccccTTAGAGTCATGCTTGGTTCTGTAGACTCATTTACAACCTACTGTTTTGGTTTTGTTAGGGATTTCTACTAGATCTcatacatcattatcgctcatagattTTAATTCGTCCTTCAtagcattaagccactcaggcGAATAGTCACTCATCATGACCTCTTTAcatgagttgggatcttctaccttccctatgtcattaacatcctcattcatatagACAATGTAATCGTTCAAGAAGGCAGGTCTCCTGTCACGCTATGATCTTCTAATCGGTTCATTAGGTACTGCAGGAGCAGGACTGGGTATTGCAGGGGACTACTAAGGCTCATCGTTTTGTGTATCGTTAGtaatttcagagacctcaaaAGGGGTGCACTGACGTTAatttctactgaaggtgcaaccacctggAGCACAGGGATGTAAGGCTCTTGGATTAGCggtgtaggaacataaacccgcTTTTCCTCGAGATCAACCTCCCTAGGCTCCAGATCTCCATTCTCAAGAAATACATCGTGTCTTGTTTCAacaaacttagtgatcctatctggacagtaaaaaTGATACTCCTTCGATCTCTCGGGATACTAGATAAAGTGATAACTATCTGTCTTAGAATCTAATTTCCCAATAAGTGGATTAAATACTTTAGCTTCAGCTACACAGCTCCACACgcgtaaatactttaaagagggtTTTCTCTCAGTCCATAATTCgtaaggtgtttttggaactgatttactaggaacccgattaagaatgtgtgcGGCTCTTAAGTACCTCCATCCACAatccaactggtaaactagaatagctgagcatacttcgcaccatgTCCACAAACGTGCAGTTGCATTACTCAGCTACCCCATTCTATTAGAGTTCATCAGGTGTAGAATATTAggctactatgccattttccTAAAAGAATCTGGTAAAGggaccagggatttgcccgTATGGGGCATGTCTCCCATAATACTCTCTCCCgcgatccgatctcactactttaatttttaggttgtgctgattttctacctCAGCCtaaaatatcttgaatttatcgagagactcagatcgatctttaatggggtagatatagccgTAATGGGAGAAATCATCGgtgaaggtaatgaatgaatcaaaaccatcaaccgatgtcacaggaaaaggaccgCAGACGTCaatgtgaattaattctaataatcttgtgctccgagtggcccccttctttatttgcttaacataTTTtgctttaatgcaatctatgcagtggtcagagtcggagaagtctaagggttggagaagctcttccttaatgagacgctctattctccccctcgaaatatgGCATAAACGACAATGCCACAGTTTCAAAGAAGACTCATTAATTctacttctttttctcttctggCTTACGTCATAGACATTCATAGACACGTAGAATTCATTAAGAgcaagcatataaagtttgtcttgtcaGATGTTTATATGTCTTGTCAGATAACAAGACCAATAACATTTGAATTAAACTTAAAAATGCACTTATTGTCTCCAATATTACAATAAAAACCATCATTatctaacatcgaaactgaaatAAGATTCCTCCTTatggaaggaacataaactataTTATTCAACCTAAGAGTGAAGCCATTATCAAGAATTAATGGAAGGGATCTGAAAGCTTCAACttcagcttccttcccattggccactctaagacttcgctcctgtcacgtcctaaatttcataatcgcgtgattaagcttaatcatgtatcattagcatcataattaattttaaggtaaattattttggcgcactagagcacttcgtttgaaatcaattggatgagagaaagaaattcgggagagaaaagaattcaattcgcagttaaaacatactctttctctaacacgtgggccccaccggagtgggccaaccaccccactctctctctctctagagtggcagctcactctctctcctcctcactctccctcacgtcccccacccgtgctcccctcccctctcactctccctctcactccctctctcttttcttccaaaatctgagctcaagaaagggatttgaggtgagtatgtggtatcattgcgatcacaagctcatgagctatccatccccccaattcattttcgttttctcggaggatttgagccggatttggtgccttttggtgtttagggttgaaatgtgaagaacaccggatttcttcgcctcccgagcttttccctctgtttcctccttcaatcagTGGTCCACAATCTCGTTAAAGGCCATTGGGtaagtcccctaaactcccatgacaagaatccaccttttggacggttggatttcgaatttggagctaggggtttgaagttcatgagttcttgatgaattagaagcaatagccgagttttggtcgatttcggcgtatacatgttgtcctacacggtagaggaagtcaatatgatgctctaggtccaagtccgcACTCCAAATATCGCCGGAATCGTCaccggtgagctcccaaagtgcccccggtgactcccagcggtctgaccgccaccccaaggtcggtcagaccgccaggggccaaaactctctgcatgGGGGTGGTCTGACTGCGTTTCCGGCGGTCTAACGGtgactcttggcggtctgactgccagtatacctgcggtctgaccactgtatacccagacagcacAGTTACTACTTgctgaaaattgtaaaattcataataaattctctgtagctccaaaaattatgaaacaaatttttttggtttcataataacctactctacctattaaaaatatcctcagccatgaaataatgaattaaatttctgagattaattaattaggttaaagcttcattaattcaccgttaattcatcataagtctaaaattgatgtatccaatttttctagtttccttatgactttttctatctaggaaaaatgatttcatctattatatgcatattgtggcatatatttgcacttcattcatatcctttttagagatcgccgaaccgacgatcccggcgagcgagggcgatctggaggcaccccacctttttTATCCaaggcagcaaggcaagcatctatcatattgcaccgtgttaactTAAAATTCTAAAGttttatctatgcttatgtatgtatgcatgtgtcggatacatttgggtagaacctatgccgttgcattcttctaccttgatcacgagttcatgtatgttccttgaagcctagaggtgatgtcaatgtctaaaggtcttcactgtgcttagcaatgcttaggtatttcggtagaagtcgaacgacggcgttcTCCGTTGTTTGCgaggataggatctactactgtttacaattacatgttgttggtgatggtatggttggtgagtggtgagtatgaggcgaggtgtgagcggtgctaggagggtgtttagccttcccggatgtggagttcccctgggtaggacggTAGAGTTAAACCAggcaccgtagaccgtttgcatcagttaagcaccgatcgtcggtgtagtcgactttagcacttaccttactcaccacacgctgatataatggtaggcaagccgaataccttcacagctgtggctttgtgggcatgaacaacgacggtgtgagcggacaggcttgtaagcggtactagtttgctcagagagtagttctagtaccgctgcGCTGAGcattgcatgccccacacggttggggctagttgggaaaggttgtcacgagtacccccttgtgtgcactttggccggtggcacaagccgaatagtccttgtgtcgtgtgggtccaggagtatccccctgcagggtataaaaacaattcgaactaccgcgctctcggttatgagcatgtctatcgcttatctGCACCGGTCGTAGAGTCTCGGTTGTGGGCGATGGTTCGACTAAGTGTTTGTGGATTGGTTATGTTGGAGTTATGTTGGAGTGATAGTGCTGTTGGTTCGGATATGAGATGGTTTGGTGTGGTTATAGTTCGGGTATGTGGATGTGGTTCGGATACAGTGTGGTAGTTTGGGCATGGTGATCGAGTTGGCACCAGTTATACTTTGATacacttgttggttatgtttatatatgtttagttGGTGGTGTAGggttgtttcatatatgttggttaagctagttgctcacacctacgTCTaagttgcttaccgcttaattaacttaatcatgttaattcttgctaccagcttaatgcatgatccttggagtcggaaatatatatacccatactgtgtaagacttgcgagtaccttcgtactcaaggtGCTGCCATTAAGTTattgcaggttcacaggttggcgaggaagaggcgctgtttggctactttgtgcctgtcgatcagggtggcaggcaggagtagcacattctactccgaacttggtgctcttggtatggagcctaagggcatgtggctccatatccttttgttgtatagtttattttcttccgctgcgtagatcttttgttggttaggagttgaggggttttgtctcgtcctagctcgcttttgttgtaaattgttaaaatcagttgcatgcttaatacttgtaatataaatgtttattactcgctctttattaagctatgttgtgatgtacctgttagaaggcatgtgttccaatccttgggcacaaaacacgtgctgggactgccggagcggtattttgattaatcgtcgaggttgtgattatgttaatgatccgcctgatgattagttcgaatactgtttggtcgGGTCCTTACAGCTCCCCTTTCCTAAAGTTCTGACGGTAAGAAATCCatgtaaggagttggtaacgtgcacagtggcacctgagtcaatccaccatgaattaagggGAAAATCAGtataaagagattcatcaatgaatgttattaaatcattacaCTTCTTTGCgagccacttcaggaaaccaacatggtccttttggtagtggtccttcttgtggcagaaggCATCCGTTATCCTTTGATTCTTGAGaggcaggagcagaaggagcatGTGCCTTGGGCGCCCTTTGTGCTGTCTTGTCGTGCTTAGCAAAGAAATGCAAATTCTTCTTAGTCTTGAAATccccttggaattttcttttattgttggGGTTGCTAACTTGATTCATAAAGTCTTTCTTCTCAtccctcaccctctcttcctcttggacgcacatcacgatcaagtcgctcatgctccatttctccttctgagtgttgtaatttatcttaaaaggagtaaactcaggagggaAAGATGTCATAATGAACTGGACAAGGAAACACTCAGAGATTTTCAtgtccatgcccttgagtttggcagccatgtctgtcatcatcatgatgtgttttCTTATGCTTTCGGACCCATAATTGTACTTAGTGTTGAGAAGCTTCTGAATTAGTGTACTGACATAAACCTTGGAGGTACCTTTGAATTGTTCCTCCACAGATGCCAAGTACAACTTAGCTTCTTCTGAGTttgggattgctccccttatagcatctgatatCGAGTTCCTCATTATTATAAGAGACATGTGGTGACCActcccacttctcagaaagCGCActataagttttctttaattcatcataattttttatgctAATGGCGGGAACAGTGGGGGCATCAACCCTGAGGGCATAGTCAAGGTCCAAAACTCCAAGGACAACGGTCACCTTAGTTTTCCAAGTGGGAAAGTTATTCCCCGTAAGTTGCTTTATGTTGTCAATTGTGGTGGTAATAGAAGAAGTGTTAAGAgctagagagaaaaaattaGGATAGATTAGAAAATTATCATAAAGAAATAATTTGCATGAAAATAACCTTATATTGgtttgattaaaatcatgcaaaaattaaaactctaatccgcatcaccgttgggcagaaaactGAAAAGAATTTCAATGAGCACATGAAATGACGCAAAATTacagtcaactttggtcagaaagtaattatgaacctgcTTAAATTAACTGTAAAATTCTCCAGAAAAATCTTCTTGTTGGTTCCAATTGGATCAGAGAATTAACTCATAATCTTAATTCATAAAACATCATTATTTTGGGCTATAGACATTAATATATCCAGTGCATAAGTGAGACAATGTTAAAGAATCACTAGAAATTCATTGAAAATAAAGAAGCACAAAAGATTAGGTTGGCCTAGATCTAGGCAGCCCAGCCGACCTTAAGTGAACGCGCATAGCCCAGTGGCGCCACGGCCTAGAGTGGCACGCCGGCCCATCTCGCCCACTCTGGCCTAAGATCCCAGCGCATCACAACCGTTCATTCACGATCGATGATTCTGCGTCCTTCTCACCGGATCAAAACCTGCTGGTTCTTCCCAGAAACACTAACCCTATCCATTTCCTCTATCTCCCTCCGAGATCTCCGTGCCACAAGACAAGCGAGAGAGCTGAGCGGCCGCCGTAAGAACTCTGGTGATGCAACGCCGCTAGGGAAgaaggcagagagagagagagagagagagagagagagagcaaggcAAGCGGCGCTGCTGTCGGCCTACCTGGCGGAGTACGTGCGTGACGAGAGTTGCGTGTGGCTTGATCATTAGATCTTCGGTGGTGCCCGCGACGACGTCAAGCATGGTGACGGATCTCCAGCTCGAGCGTGGAAGAAAAGCGCCGACGACTGAGGGAACCCGTGCACacatgaggtggaggaggcgagGAGTTCGAGAACCGGCTCCGGCGGCTTCGATTTTGTCATGAATGCGTAAGATTGCCTTCTCCTCTTTAGATTAGGGTTAGAAATTTGGGGAAAATTGGGGAATAGGGTTACGGGGAAGGGAAAAAAACTTAGGTTTTCTCTAAATTTGCACAATTCCCTTCCTTCTCTATGCTTGCCTGAGACCTAAAACCCCAGCCGAGCCTCCAGAGCCAcacaaaagtacataaacatgACTGAAACATGATCAATAAGTTCTAAACGGAGGCCAATTTGAACTTAAAAAATGGTCAATTGAGTCTAATTTGCATCAATTAGGGTCAAATATGGGTCGGATCACAACAACAATAAGCATATAGTTATAAACATGATGTGAACATATAGATCCGAGCCAAATAGCCCTTGAAAAACATATAATTAACAACTAATTTCAATTGAACCGAACCAAATTTGGCCTAAATGATCATAGATTGGCATCGTCCGAACATAAGTTAATCTAATTTGGTCTAATTGGGTCTGACAAGCTTGATTAGAGGTAAGctaggctttgataccaaatgttagaGCTAATTCTCACTAATCAATATGATGGTCTAACTCTAGATCAAGCACATCTTAATTGCAAAAGCGTGAAGTGCGTACCTACATTCGGTGACGCCATTAGTGCTTGACAGTGAGGTTGAAGAGCGTCGGTATAGCCGTGCAGACTGTCAGTGTAGTGGATGCCAGCGTAGTGAAGCAAGTCACCGGCGTGGATGACGTGGCAGCGATCTTCGACCCGTTGACAACGTCCTTATGATCGAGATGGAGTTTCTAGGTGTTAAGGTTAGGTAGTGTCACACGAGAACTGGTCATCATGGGTGTCGGCTCCTCCCTCTTATATTATAGCGCTGCACGGATCGGGACTACAACTAATTATTGATTGCACCTCCGATCAAGACGCATGGTGAGGAAACAGTCTCTCCTTCTTTTCGGTCACATTAGTAAACATGTCAAAACTTAAGGCCGAAATCAATTCCAACACTTTAGTGCAAACTGTCTTGTGTTGTTCCAgcaacatctttttttttggtgtgCTGCCGTGCTTCGGTCGGAACATTGCTTCTACCAGTATCTGTGCTTTCTTTGCTGTCTGGCCTCTTGTGCAAGTCATCTGTATTCTGTACATTTGAATGGTCTGAACCAGTGACTCACGTCTCCTCATCCTTGTAATGGATGAGGACATCTGGTTTGACGTGATGCTGATGCATGCgaggtttttttctttttgtgcttTGCCTGCGTGGAAGAGGCATGCGCCTTGTGATTGTGATGGTCTATCTACCGGTCTCCATTCCGGAGGAAGGCTCGTCAGAATGATTGCTTCCACCTTGGCTCGCTTAAAGCTTCGAGCACGAGGGGATCAGGACATCTGCGATGTACTCCAAAGGCACGGGCTACGGAAGTTTCCAAGGGCTTAGTCCTGGAATGCAAACATCTGAGGGGATGATGCTCacaatttttcttttctggAGCGCAAATAGAAAGAAGGGTCAACAAAGAGAATAAAGATAAACCTGTCAGCTCTAAGGCCTTGTTTGGACTGCATATGAGTTTCACAAGAAAGAGTTCCAGCATTCGAAAACGAAACCCTTGCATCTGATTGCGTGCAAAAAGGTGGAAAACATAGGCTCTAGCACGGTGGGGATGCTGGTAATGGAAGTGCTGTTGGGCTACCATGTAATCATGAGGTagaaaatgcagaatcagtTGGATGGCGTGCTGTGTTGGCGTCAATGTCATGCCGGTTGGTTGCTACTGCCATGCAGTGGCCTATGTGTGTAGCTTTTTTTGGTGTGCACACAAAAGCTTGTTCTGGGTGTGTTTTTTGTGCTAATGGCTTGAGTTGGCCACTGCACCATTGCATGTGTACAAGTGGTTAGGTCTTTTAGAGGTGATGACTGACGAGTTTGGTTCAGTAAGATTTTAGGTGCTTAGTTGAGTTTGAGGTCATATAGATTCGAATGAGCAGAACTGCCAGCCCCTGCCAAACATTCCCCTTAGCGTGTTTGAATCCTAGGGAGTTACAAAATTAAGTTTATAACAACTCGTGTATCTATATGACCTGTTATCTGGCAATTCACTTTTACCAAATGATGAAAAACAGAGCTCGCTACTTCAGTTCTATTAAGTATGTAGTGATAGAAATTTCTTCCAAGAATGgaacttttctttttcctgaaaAAACGGGTATATAATTAGTGGAGATCTTTATGTGCCTCCTGTTTATCCTTCAGAGCAGCTAAACATACAAAGGTTACACGAAATGTTACATCAACTGTCATCATTATTTCTTCACTTTACCGGATCGGCAGGTTGTACTTGGTGACCCCTCTGCGTCTGCTTGAGGCTCAGCAACCTCCCTGGTCGTCACCGATTCATCTGTATCACCCCTCAGTTCTTCATCCTGACTGTCACTGGTTCTACCTTGATCGATTGCCTGATCTTGCAGTTGTGTGTTCTCGTCAGTGAGGCCCTCCTGATGCTGTACGTTCTGAGAATCCTCTCCAGCAATTTGTGCTTCCAAATCAGGATCAATGCTGGTTGTTTTGGGGGCTGGAAGGAGTGATACTCGACAAAGGGGGCAGGTGGTGTTTGTAGAGAGCCAGTGGTCGATGCAATCGATATGAAAGGTATGGCCACAAGGAGGTATTCTCTGAAGCCGCTCATCTCGTTGATAGTCTGCTAAGCAGACAGAGCACCTGGTAAGAATGATCAAGTGTTCAGAAGCAAGGTAACCAGCACAACCTAACAATGTAGGGGAAAATGGCAGTAGAAAAAATGGCTCATATCAAGGGTT
This genomic interval carries:
- the LOC133921966 gene encoding RING-H2 finger protein ATL58-like is translated as MSCTSPDPPDYCSAASPELKLYQTFIFSVPIFFTFVLLLFFYLFYLRRRRANWQSLRLRTDNLIRGDNPRLECGLKKEMREMLPVVIFKESFLIRETQCSVCLADYQRDERLQRIPPCGHTFHIDCIDHWLSTNTTCPLCRVSLLPAPKTTSIDPDLEAQIAGEDSQNVQHQEGLTDENTQLQDQAIDQGRTSDSQDEELRGDTDESVTTREVAEPQADAEGSPSTTCRSGKVKK